Proteins from a genomic interval of Massilia sp. KIM:
- a CDS encoding GspE/PulE family protein produces MNAAHKPVSLRKLDLQSIFSWMLADGIVGKDKVKEYFAQAQAILKNAAGSMHPLTAVAQCKLVSNQPPHRLLTLDVLTEWCAAKVGLPFIRIDPLKIDFTKVADVMSASYAARFNILPVEMSASTLVVATADPGQTEWEAEIAKVSRRKIELVLANPLDIAQYISQFFSLAKSIRDANRSNGQDLAMRNNFEQLVELGKANKQVDANDQHIVNIVDWLWSYAFEQRASDIHLEPKREFGVIRFRIDGVLHQVYQVPAVVMIAMTARIKLLGRMDVIEKRRPQDGRIKTRTNGGQEVELRLSTLPTAFGEKLVMRIFDPEVVVKTLPELGFPPDDARRWDALTSRAHGIILVTGPTGSGKTTTLYTTLKALATNEVNVCTVEDPIEMVEASFNQMQVQPGIDLSFADGVRALMRQDPDIIMVGEIRDLETAEMAIQAALTGHLVFSTLHTNDAPSAVVRLLELGVPDYLLEATLIGVMAQRLVRTLCPECKALGGELSDEVWQSIVGSWDIPKPSKVYRPIGCPECRQTGYRGRTGIYELLTVSDGFGRLVRDSGDMQALRKQSIADGMKPLRIAGAMKVVEGVSTADEVLKVTSALS; encoded by the coding sequence ATGAACGCTGCCCACAAGCCCGTCAGCCTGCGCAAGCTCGACCTGCAATCGATCTTTTCCTGGATGCTGGCGGACGGCATCGTCGGCAAGGACAAGGTCAAGGAGTATTTCGCCCAGGCCCAGGCGATCCTCAAGAACGCCGCCGGCTCGATGCATCCGCTGACCGCGGTGGCCCAGTGCAAGCTGGTGTCGAACCAGCCGCCGCACCGCCTGCTCACCCTCGACGTGCTGACCGAATGGTGCGCGGCCAAGGTGGGCCTGCCCTTCATCCGCATCGACCCGCTCAAGATCGATTTCACCAAGGTGGCGGACGTGATGTCGGCCAGCTATGCGGCGCGCTTCAACATCCTGCCGGTGGAGATGAGCGCCAGCACCCTGGTGGTGGCGACGGCCGACCCGGGCCAGACGGAGTGGGAAGCGGAGATCGCCAAGGTATCGCGGCGCAAGATCGAACTGGTGCTGGCCAACCCGCTCGACATCGCGCAATACATTTCGCAGTTCTTCAGCCTGGCCAAGTCGATCCGCGACGCCAACCGCAGCAATGGCCAGGACCTGGCCATGCGCAACAACTTCGAACAGCTGGTCGAACTGGGCAAGGCCAACAAGCAGGTCGACGCCAACGACCAGCACATCGTCAACATCGTTGACTGGCTGTGGAGCTACGCCTTCGAGCAGCGCGCCTCCGACATCCACCTGGAACCGAAGCGCGAGTTCGGGGTGATCCGTTTCCGCATCGACGGCGTGCTACACCAGGTGTACCAGGTGCCGGCGGTGGTGATGATCGCCATGACGGCGCGCATCAAGCTGCTGGGTCGGATGGACGTGATCGAGAAGCGCCGTCCGCAGGACGGACGCATCAAGACGCGCACCAACGGCGGGCAGGAGGTCGAGCTGCGCCTGTCGACCTTGCCGACGGCCTTCGGCGAAAAGCTGGTGATGCGTATCTTCGACCCGGAGGTGGTGGTCAAAACCTTGCCGGAGCTGGGCTTCCCGCCGGACGACGCGCGGCGCTGGGATGCGCTGACCTCGCGCGCCCACGGGATTATCCTCGTGACCGGGCCGACCGGATCGGGCAAGACGACCACGCTGTACACGACCTTGAAGGCGCTGGCGACCAACGAGGTGAACGTCTGCACGGTGGAAGACCCGATCGAGATGGTGGAGGCTTCGTTCAACCAGATGCAGGTGCAGCCGGGGATCGATCTCTCCTTCGCGGACGGCGTGCGGGCGCTGATGCGCCAGGATCCGGACATCATCATGGTGGGCGAGATTCGCGACCTGGAGACGGCCGAGATGGCGATACAGGCGGCGCTGACCGGCCACCTGGTGTTCTCGACCCTGCATACGAACGACGCGCCGTCGGCGGTGGTGCGCCTGCTGGAGCTGGGGGTGCCGGATTACCTGCTCGAAGCCACCCTGATCGGGGTGATGGCGCAGCGCCTGGTGCGGACCTTGTGCCCGGAATGCAAGGCGCTGGGTGGGGAACTCAGCGACGAGGTATGGCAGAGCATCGTGGGGAGCTGGGATATTCCGAAGCCCTCTAAGGTCTATCGGCCGATCGGGTGTCCGGAATGCCGGCAGACGGGGTATCGGGGCAGGACCGGTATTTATGAACTGCTGACCGTGAGCGACGGCTTCGGGCGACTGGTGCGCGATTCGGGGGATATGCAGGCCTTGCGCAAGCAAAGCATCGCGGATGGCATGAAGCCGCTGCGTATCGCCGGGGCCATGAAAGTGGTCGAAGGGGTCAGTACGGCGGACGAGGTGTTGAAGGTAACCTCGGCTTTGTCTTGA